Genomic DNA from Methanofollis sp. W23:
TTCTCGATGAGAAATGTCAGCACACCCAGGCCGAGGTAGAGGGCGTCATAGTCCAGGTTCCTGACCGAAGGCGAGGTAAAGGCCTTAAAGAATGGATAGAAGCACACCAGGTGCTCCATCCGTTCGTTGATCTCTTTACAATGTCTTTGATAGTCCACAGGCCTTCATCCTCCTGAGGTCGACGGCGGTGAGAACCTCCTGCGGGAGATATCTCTCCTCTGTGATGATCCACTCGATCGCCGCCCTGCTCTCGTCGTCGAAGGCGTCGATGAAGGGGGAGAGTGAAATCTGACCTCTCTTCTGGTCGTTCCTGAGAGGGCGTGCATTCCGGTATCCCGCCTTCTTCAGGACGGCGGTGTAGAGGGAGGTGGCTGGCCTGATGCCATAGTTGGGGTAGCGTGCCTGCAACCGGTTGAAGATGGCGATGCCCTCCCTGTCGATGTCTCCAAAATAGACGTACCTGTCGTCCAGGGTTCCGCCCACGGTCTCGATGTACTCGAATTTTTTCTGGATCGCGTTCCCCTCGCCGTAGATGACCAGGTTGATCCCGTCGACCTCGCCAGCGGTCACCGCCTGCTGCATGGTCCAGAAGGTGTCCTTGTTCTCGACGATCAGGACCGTCCTCTCTGTCGTCCCTTCCAGCGCGCCGAAGTCCTTCTCAAAATAGAAGAATGGTTCATACACCTTCTTCGCCCTGATGTCTCCAAGCGTCAGACCGAGGTTCCTGAGCACCGCCTCGCCGTCGACCGCGGCGTGCCGGGGTGCATCGATCGCCTTCTCGTCGCCGAAGATCTCGTAGGAGCGTTCGTTGACGGTCAGCACCTCGTCGTCGTCATCTTCGATCATGTCCCTGATCCTGAGGATGGCGTCCCGATCCCTGCGGTAGTCGTCTGCGTGGTGTGCGTAGTAATCGATGGAGATCGGGGTGGGGAGGGAGAAGAGTTCGCTTCGGTGCTCTGCGGAGAGGGGTGCCTCCTCTTCGGTGAGCAGGTCCCGGCGGAGGGTATATTTTGCCGGCAGCCCTCCGTACTCGATGAGCGGCCGTGCGCTCTTGAGCGGGACCAGCACGCCGGCTTTGATGAGGTTTTGGACCGTGCGTATGAACTGCTTCTGCTGTTCGGTGTCGGTGAAGAGGTGGATCCCTGCGTCTTTGAGGAGGATGTCCATGTCGTGGAGGGCGATTCGTTTGTTTTTATGGTGGAGGAGGAGCGTCCGGATCTGGTCGTGCATGCGATCATCTGGTTCTATCTGTTTTGCTTCTGATAAGGGGTTCGATCTGGGGTGGGGAAGTGATTTTGCTGGAGAGAGGGTTCTGGGATTCCTTGATGTAGAGTGCAGGTATGAGACCGTGCCTTGTCCACCTTCCCACATCGGTCACACTGGGTGTTCTATCGAAGATCAAAGATCTTCTCAATCTCGCTGATGCTCGCATCCCCAGGTAGCCCTGGGTCCATGATGAGGCTGGGGGTGGCATAGACGATCATGAAGAGAGGGTGCTGTCCTTGATTTATTGTGAGATCAAGGTGGAGTGCGAGAGATGTGAGCTTGAGAAGACTCGCAGGACTTCGAGGGATCTTGGAGTGCGAGCGTGAATGAGTTTGAGTAAATTTCCAATTATTGGATGATACGTCTCCCGCGACAGAGAATCATCCAGAGGCTCTCTATATAGTGGAAAAATCTCTAAGAAATCTGTATGGTCGGGATCCACATCGTTGAGAAATAAAAATCGTTGGTATGAGATAGGGGGATGAGACGCTGGTGATCTCCGTCGATCTCGATCGCGTTGACTGGGCAAGGTGATTTTGTGCTAGAATTCAAGGAAGTCATGATCAAGTATGGATATCGATCCGTGGCACCTGGCTATGTAGTTGATAATCTACATGCTGGCCAGATATATGGCCAGTTCAAGATCCACGAATTTTAATCAGACCAGAATGAATGAGACTCATATTATACACTCAGATATGGGTCAAATCAAAATTGGATCTTAATGGCATACTTAATCTTTCTGGCACGGATGTCAACCAATATTTCAATTTTTCTGTATTTTTCAATTTATTAATGAATTAAGGCCTATTTATCAAATATATGGGAAATTAATTCGTCGATAAACCACAAAATAATTATATTATGTATTATACTCTATATTGATGCCTTCAAGGCGTTTGTTTACTTTCAACGGAAAAAATAACGGTTTAATCATTGTATATGGCAAATATGGAAGTGGTAAAACGACTTTATTCCAAAAATGGACAGAGCAACATGGTATACCCTATCTCAATATCAACTCCCTGATCAGCGAACAGACAATTGGATCCCCCTCTGGAGATCGACCGGAGGCGGTCCAACGCGAATTTCGAGATACTATCGATGGCGCAGAGGGAGACGTGGCCCTCTGTGACAATCTCGAACTTCTGTTCGCCGCCGACCTCTCCCTCGATCCTCTCCGTCTTCTCAAACAGGCGGCTCGCACGAAGACGGTCGTTGCAGCGTGGGATGGGTCCTGGGATGGTTCAAATCTATCTTATGCCGTGCCAGGCCATGATGAATATCGGGTATATTCCCCCGCCGACCTCCGTGGCGTGACTATCTATTCAGTGAACGAGGCGAGTGCTCTATGAAGTACGGAGACCTCGTCCAGTTCGATCCGATCGAAGATATCGTGCAGTTGCGGGAGGCCGACGACAGGCGCGAGGCCGAGCGGCTCGTGCAGACCTATGTGATCTCAGACGGTATGGCCGAGAAGATCACCTCCAACCTGATCCCGTTTCTTGATCTCGATCCGACACTGGACAAAAAAGGACTCCTGATCGTCGGCAATTACGGCACCGGCAAATCGCATCTGATGTCGGTGATCAGTGCCGTTGCAGAGCATGCCGATCTGGTCTCCCAGGTCCAGAATGATGAGGTGCGAGAGGCGGCGCAGAGGATCGCCGGTCAGTTTGTCATTATCAGGACCGAGATCGGTGCGGTCAAGCAGTCGCTCCGGAATATCGTTTGCGGGGAACTCGAGCGCAATCTTGCAGCACTGGGAGTCTCCTATACTTTCCCGCCGGACGACCAGATTGTCAACCATAAGGATGCGCTCGTCGAAATGATGCATGCCTTCGAGGAGAAGTATCCGAATAAGGGACTGCTTCTTATCGTGGACGAACTCCTGGATTATCTCCGTACCCGCCAGGAGACCGATCTGGTGCTTGACCTCAACTTCATGCGGGAGATCGGGGAGTCGTGCCGCCTGAGCAAGTTCCGTTTTATGGCCGGTGTCCAGGAAGCTCTCTTCGACAATCCGAGGTTTGAGTTTGTGGCCGATTCAATGCGGCGTGTGCAGAAGAGGTTTGAACCGGTCAGTATCTATGGCGAGGATATTGCTTATGTCGTCTCCGAGCGTCTGCTTAAAAAGACGCCTGAGCAGGAGGCAAAGATCCGTGCTCATCTGGAGAAGTTCGCACCTCTTTATGGGGATATGAACGAGCGTCTTGATGAGTACGTGGCGCTCTTCCCGGTGCATCCGCGTTATCTGGAGACGTTCGAGAGACTCTATATGGTGGAGAAGCGAGAGGTGCTCAAGACGGTCAGCCGCGATGTGAAACGCCTGATCGATGTCGAGGTGCCTGCAGATAGCCCAGGGATCTTGTCCTATGATGGGTACTGGTACTCTCTCGCGGAGGACCGGTCTGTTCGGACAAA
This window encodes:
- a CDS encoding Wadjet anti-phage system protein JetD domain-containing protein, with the protein product MHDQIRTLLLHHKNKRIALHDMDILLKDAGIHLFTDTEQQKQFIRTVQNLIKAGVLVPLKSARPLIEYGGLPAKYTLRRDLLTEEEAPLSAEHRSELFSLPTPISIDYYAHHADDYRRDRDAILRIRDMIEDDDDEVLTVNERSYEIFGDEKAIDAPRHAAVDGEAVLRNLGLTLGDIRAKKVYEPFFYFEKDFGALEGTTERTVLIVENKDTFWTMQQAVTAGEVDGINLVIYGEGNAIQKKFEYIETVGGTLDDRYVYFGDIDREGIAIFNRLQARYPNYGIRPATSLYTAVLKKAGYRNARPLRNDQKRGQISLSPFIDAFDDESRAAIEWIITEERYLPQEVLTAVDLRRMKACGLSKTL